In one Magnetospirillum sp. genomic region, the following are encoded:
- a CDS encoding ligase-associated DNA damage response DEXH box helicase: MSPGSRVPPQTLPAPFDAWFAARGWGLRRHQAELLAAASEGRSVLLVAPTGAGKTLAGFLPSLVDLASDPRPRLHTLYISPLKALAVDIHRNLEVPIAEMGLGIRAETRTGDTPASKRRRQRSDPPHLLLTTPESLALLLSYPDAGTLFGDLECVVVDEAHALAGTKRGDLLALGLARLATLAPNARRVGLSATVADPPMLARWLSAGFGSTADIVLGEAGAKPQVTIVNPAARVPWSGHGAVHALPEVYMALKNARAAIVFVNTRAQAEICFRELWKLNDDNLAIALHHGSLAAEQRRRVEAAMAAGKLRAVVATSSLDLGIDWGNVDLVVQVGAPKGASRLLQRLGRANHRLDDASRALLVPGNRFEMLECVAAIAAVAADELDRLPERPGALDVLAQHLLGMACAGPFDQEAAYAQTVATLPYADLSRADFDAVLDYVATGGYALAGYERYRRLVRDATGHWCVADPLFVRQYRMNIGTIVEEPMLHVAFKRGKRLGSIEEYFALGLEIGDTFAFAGQILRFEGLRDGTLEVSKAASAEQPKVPVYAGGRMPFTSELALRVRELLQDPPAWAGFPADIREWLHLQRKRSQMPDRTGLLVETFPRDGRWFLVAYCFAGRNAHQSLGMLLTRRMARAGLRPIGFVASDYAIAVWSAKHVERPSELFAEDMLGDDLEEWLAESSMLKRSFRNVAVIAGLIERRHPGQEKSGRQVTFSSDLIYDVLRKHQPGHVLLKAARADADAGMIDLVRLAQVLKAARGRISHRSLARVSPLAVPILLEVGRESVQGSAPDEWLADAAAAQALIDEASFEDDDPQQTLF; this comes from the coding sequence ATCAGCCCCGGCTCACGCGTGCCCCCGCAAACGCTGCCAGCCCCCTTCGACGCGTGGTTCGCTGCGCGCGGCTGGGGTTTGCGCCGCCATCAGGCCGAGTTGTTGGCAGCCGCAAGCGAAGGCCGTTCGGTGCTGCTCGTGGCCCCCACGGGGGCTGGCAAAACGTTGGCGGGGTTTCTGCCGAGCCTCGTGGATCTCGCTTCCGATCCACGCCCGCGTCTGCACACGCTCTACATCTCGCCGCTCAAAGCGCTCGCGGTCGACATCCACCGCAATCTCGAAGTGCCGATCGCCGAGATGGGCCTCGGGATTCGCGCCGAAACCCGCACCGGCGACACGCCTGCGTCCAAGCGCCGCCGCCAGCGCAGCGACCCGCCGCATCTTCTGCTGACCACGCCCGAATCGCTCGCCTTGCTGCTCTCCTATCCGGATGCGGGTACGCTATTCGGCGATCTTGAATGCGTGGTGGTGGACGAAGCGCATGCGCTTGCCGGCACCAAGCGCGGCGATCTGCTTGCACTGGGCTTGGCACGGCTTGCGACATTGGCGCCGAACGCGCGGCGCGTCGGCCTGTCGGCGACCGTTGCCGATCCGCCGATGCTCGCACGCTGGCTGTCGGCGGGCTTTGGCAGCACGGCCGACATTGTGCTCGGCGAAGCGGGCGCCAAGCCCCAGGTCACGATCGTCAATCCGGCCGCACGCGTGCCGTGGTCGGGCCACGGGGCCGTGCATGCGCTGCCGGAAGTCTATATGGCGCTCAAAAACGCGCGTGCCGCGATCGTGTTCGTGAACACGCGCGCTCAGGCCGAGATCTGTTTTCGCGAATTGTGGAAGCTCAACGACGACAATCTGGCGATCGCGTTGCACCACGGCAGCCTTGCGGCCGAGCAGCGCCGGCGCGTGGAAGCGGCGATGGCGGCGGGCAAGCTGCGCGCGGTCGTCGCCACGTCCTCGCTCGATCTCGGCATCGATTGGGGCAATGTCGATCTCGTCGTGCAGGTGGGGGCCCCCAAGGGGGCGTCGCGCCTGCTGCAGCGCCTGGGGCGGGCGAACCATCGGCTCGACGACGCAAGCCGTGCATTGCTTGTGCCCGGCAACCGTTTCGAGATGCTCGAATGCGTGGCCGCGATCGCAGCCGTGGCGGCGGACGAGCTCGACCGCTTGCCCGAGCGGCCCGGTGCGTTGGACGTGCTCGCCCAGCACCTGCTGGGCATGGCGTGCGCGGGCCCGTTCGATCAAGAAGCGGCCTACGCGCAGACCGTGGCGACGCTGCCCTATGCCGACCTTTCGCGCGCCGATTTCGACGCGGTCCTCGACTATGTCGCGACTGGCGGCTACGCGCTGGCAGGCTACGAGCGCTATCGGCGCTTGGTGCGCGACGCGACCGGCCATTGGTGCGTGGCCGATCCTTTGTTCGTGCGCCAATATCGCATGAATATCGGCACCATCGTCGAAGAGCCGATGCTGCATGTCGCGTTCAAGCGCGGCAAGCGCCTGGGCTCGATCGAAGAATATTTCGCGCTCGGCCTCGAGATCGGCGACACGTTTGCGTTTGCAGGCCAGATCCTGCGCTTCGAAGGTTTGCGCGACGGCACGCTCGAGGTTTCGAAAGCCGCCTCCGCCGAGCAGCCCAAAGTGCCGGTCTATGCGGGCGGGCGCATGCCTTTCACAAGCGAGCTTGCGTTGCGCGTGCGCGAATTGCTGCAGGATCCGCCCGCTTGGGCAGGCTTTCCCGCCGACATACGCGAATGGCTGCATCTGCAGCGCAAGCGCAGCCAGATGCCGGACCGCACCGGGCTGCTCGTCGAAACCTTCCCGCGCGACGGGCGCTGGTTTCTGGTGGCTTACTGCTTTGCCGGCCGCAACGCACACCAGAGTTTGGGCATGCTGCTCACAAGGCGCATGGCGCGCGCTGGCCTGCGGCCGATCGGCTTCGTGGCGTCGGACTACGCCATCGCAGTGTGGTCGGCCAAACATGTCGAGCGGCCAAGCGAGCTTTTTGCCGAAGACATGCTCGGCGACGATCTCGAAGAATGGCTCGCCGAAAGTTCGATGCTGAAACGCAGCTTCCGCAACGTCGCGGTGATTGCGGGCCTCATCGAGCGGCGCCATCCGGGCCAGGAAAAATCCGGCCGCCAGGTGACGTTCTCGTCCGACCTCATCTACGACGTATTGCGCAAGCACCAGCCCGGCCATGTATTGCTCAAAGCCGCACGCGCCGACGCCGATGCCGGCATGATCGATCTCGTGCGCTTGGCCCAAGTGCTGAAGGCCGCGCGCGGGCGCATATCGCATCGCAGCTTGGCCCGCGTGTCGCCGCTCGCGGTGCCGATTCTGCTCGAAGTGGGGCGCGAATCGGTGCAAGGCTCCGCCCCCGACGAATGGCTCGCCGATGCCGCCGCTGCCCAAGCGCTGATCGACGAGGCGAGCTTCGAAGACGACGATCCGCAGCAGACTTTGTTCTGA
- a CDS encoding multidrug efflux RND transporter permease subunit: MRFTHFFVDHPIFASVLSIVMVILGSVAFTALPVTEYPEIAPPTIVVRAAYPGADAQTVAATVATPLEQEINGVEDMIYMSSYATADGSMALTITFKAGTNLDQASVLVQNRVAIATPRLPEEVRRLGITTQKSSPNLMMVVHMLSPDESYDQLYISNYALLRVRDQLLRIEGVGDLIVFGAREYAVRIWMDPDKLAGYGLSAGDVVRALREQNVQVSGGSLGTPPADANTAFQIAVTTQGRFEDLRQFRDVIVRNSGDGRLVRVGDVARLELGAKDYVTNSYLNGKPAVALAIFQRPGSNALATANAIRARMIELQRDFPIGVEHQVVYNPTEFIQESISAVYTTLIEAIVLVALVVLVFLQSWRAALIPILAIPVSLIGTFVVLLEFGFSLNVLTLFGMVLAIGIVVDDAIVVVENVERNIANGMSPRDAAHETMDEVGTAVIAISIVLCAVFIPSAFVPGLQGQFYRQFAATIAVATVLSAFNSLTLSPALAAILLKPHDPHHKPKNPIARLGSGFASIFNRGFDKMGHSYAALSGVLVRRKALMLLIYAGLGGATVWIGSAVPTGFIPPLDRGYAIVAIQLPDGASLERTDAVVKRAMGILQQTPGVKDAVAFAGFSGATFTNAPNAAVIFTGFTPFADRIPAGLSSDAIVGQIFGRMQQIQEAFIIAIAPPSVPGIGSLGGVKLQLQDRTGNDVVRVLGAANQLIGQLRQTPGLVGVFTSFSASTPQIYLDIDRTKAQILNVPIGNIFETLQFNLGTAYVNDFNAFGRVYQVRAQADREFRLTTDDIARLRVRSATGALVPLGTLVDIRDTTGADLVQRYNAFVSIPIQAAAGPGVTSSQAIALIEKVAGETLPAGIGLEWTELAYQEKLTGNTATYIFILAVVFVFLALAAQYESWGMPFAIVLIVPMSVLSALAGVMIRGLDNNILVQVGLIVLVGLAAKNAILIVEFARQIENEGKDAVEAVVEACRLRLRPILMTAFAFILGVVPLVTATGPGAEMRQSLGTAVFAGMLGVTIFGLFLTPVFYVVVRSMSRKRKAIAAAAPQK, from the coding sequence ATGCGCTTTACGCACTTTTTCGTCGACCATCCGATCTTCGCCTCGGTGCTGTCGATCGTGATGGTCATTCTGGGCTCGGTCGCCTTCACGGCCCTGCCGGTGACCGAGTATCCGGAAATCGCCCCGCCCACAATCGTGGTGCGCGCCGCATATCCGGGTGCCGACGCCCAGACCGTGGCCGCCACGGTCGCAACGCCGCTCGAGCAGGAAATCAACGGCGTGGAAGACATGATCTACATGTCGTCCTACGCCACCGCCGACGGTTCGATGGCGCTCACCATCACCTTCAAGGCCGGCACCAATCTCGACCAGGCAAGCGTGCTCGTGCAGAACCGCGTGGCGATCGCGACCCCGCGTTTGCCCGAAGAAGTGCGCCGCCTCGGCATCACGACGCAGAAAAGCTCGCCCAACCTCATGATGGTCGTGCACATGCTTTCGCCCGACGAAAGCTACGACCAGCTCTACATCTCGAACTACGCGCTGCTGCGCGTGCGCGACCAGCTTTTGCGCATCGAGGGCGTGGGCGATCTCATCGTGTTCGGCGCGCGCGAATACGCCGTGCGCATCTGGATGGATCCCGACAAGCTCGCGGGCTACGGCCTGTCGGCGGGCGACGTGGTGCGCGCACTCCGCGAGCAGAACGTGCAGGTCTCCGGCGGTTCGCTCGGCACGCCGCCGGCCGACGCCAACACGGCGTTCCAGATCGCGGTCACCACGCAAGGCCGTTTTGAAGATCTGCGCCAGTTCCGCGACGTGATCGTGCGCAATTCGGGCGACGGCCGCCTCGTGCGCGTGGGCGACGTGGCCCGCCTCGAACTCGGCGCCAAAGACTACGTGACCAACTCGTATCTGAACGGCAAGCCCGCGGTGGCGCTCGCGATCTTCCAGCGCCCGGGCTCGAACGCGCTTGCCACCGCCAACGCGATCCGCGCGCGCATGATCGAGTTGCAGCGCGACTTCCCGATCGGCGTCGAGCACCAGGTCGTCTACAACCCGACCGAATTCATCCAAGAGTCGATTTCGGCGGTCTACACGACGCTGATCGAGGCCATCGTGCTCGTGGCGCTCGTGGTGCTCGTGTTCCTGCAGAGCTGGCGGGCCGCCCTCATTCCCATTCTGGCGATCCCGGTGTCGCTGATCGGCACCTTCGTGGTGCTGCTCGAATTCGGCTTTTCGCTCAATGTGCTCACGCTGTTCGGCATGGTGCTTGCGATCGGCATCGTGGTCGACGATGCGATCGTCGTCGTCGAAAACGTCGAGCGCAACATCGCCAACGGCATGAGCCCGCGCGACGCCGCGCACGAAACCATGGACGAGGTGGGAACCGCCGTGATCGCGATTTCGATCGTGCTGTGCGCGGTCTTCATCCCGTCGGCGTTCGTGCCCGGCCTACAGGGCCAGTTCTACCGTCAGTTCGCCGCGACGATCGCGGTTGCGACCGTGCTGTCGGCCTTCAACTCGCTGACGTTGTCGCCGGCCCTTGCGGCGATCCTCCTGAAGCCGCACGATCCGCACCACAAGCCCAAGAATCCGATCGCGCGGCTCGGCAGCGGCTTTGCTTCGATCTTCAATCGCGGCTTCGACAAGATGGGCCACAGCTACGCAGCGCTTTCGGGCGTCCTCGTGCGGCGCAAGGCGCTGATGCTTCTGATCTATGCCGGTCTCGGCGGGGCCACGGTGTGGATCGGCTCGGCCGTGCCCACGGGCTTCATCCCGCCGCTCGACCGCGGCTACGCGATCGTGGCGATCCAGCTGCCCGACGGCGCTTCGCTCGAGCGCACGGACGCCGTCGTCAAACGCGCGATGGGCATTCTGCAGCAGACCCCGGGCGTCAAAGACGCGGTGGCGTTCGCAGGCTTCTCCGGGGCGACCTTCACGAACGCGCCCAATGCGGCCGTGATCTTCACTGGCTTCACACCGTTCGCCGATCGCATCCCGGCAGGCCTCAGTTCGGACGCGATCGTCGGCCAGATCTTCGGGCGCATGCAGCAGATCCAAGAAGCCTTCATCATCGCGATTGCACCGCCCTCGGTGCCAGGTATTGGCTCGCTAGGCGGCGTCAAGCTGCAGCTGCAGGACCGCACCGGCAACGACGTCGTGCGCGTGCTGGGGGCGGCCAACCAGCTCATCGGGCAATTGCGCCAGACGCCGGGCCTCGTCGGCGTGTTCACCTCTTTCTCGGCCAGCACGCCGCAGATCTATCTCGATATCGACCGCACCAAGGCGCAGATCCTGAACGTGCCGATCGGCAACATCTTCGAGACGCTGCAGTTCAATCTGGGTACGGCTTACGTCAACGACTTCAACGCGTTCGGCCGCGTTTACCAGGTGCGCGCCCAGGCCGACCGCGAGTTCCGCCTCACGACCGACGACATTGCGCGCCTGCGCGTGCGCTCGGCGACGGGAGCCTTAGTGCCGCTCGGCACGCTCGTCGATATTCGCGACACGACCGGGGCCGACCTCGTGCAGCGCTACAATGCGTTCGTGTCGATCCCGATCCAGGCGGCGGCCGGTCCCGGCGTCACCTCGAGCCAGGCCATCGCGCTCATCGAGAAAGTGGCGGGCGAAACGCTGCCCGCCGGTATTGGCCTCGAATGGACCGAGCTTGCCTATCAGGAGAAGCTCACCGGCAATACGGCGACGTATATCTTCATTCTCGCCGTCGTGTTCGTGTTCCTGGCCCTCGCCGCGCAGTACGAGAGTTGGGGCATGCCGTTCGCGATCGTGCTGATCGTGCCGATGAGCGTGCTGTCGGCCTTGGCGGGCGTGATGATCCGCGGGCTCGACAACAACATCCTCGTGCAGGTGGGTCTCATCGTGTTGGTGGGCTTGGCGGCGAAAAACGCGATTCTGATCGTCGAGTTCGCGCGCCAGATCGAAAACGAAGGCAAAGACGCGGTCGAAGCCGTGGTCGAGGCGTGCCGCCTGCGGCTGCGGCCCATATTGATGACGGCGTTCGCCTTCATCCTGGGCGTGGTTCCGCTTGTTACGGCAACCGGGCCGGGTGCGGAAATGCGCCAGTCGCTGGGCACGGCCGTGTTCGCGGGCATGCTCGGCGTCACGATCTTCGGCTTGTTCCTGACGCCGGTTTTCTACGTCGTGGTCCGCAGCATGTCGCGGAAACGAAAGGCAATTGCAGCCGCCGCCCCGCAAAAATGA
- a CDS encoding efflux RND transporter periplasmic adaptor subunit, translating into MAQRFLGAVALAAAFLWAQTSFAPGAFAQGGPPQAPPVTVAKPVVKEIVEQDDYTGRFEAADAVELRARVSGYLEAVRFRDGQIVREGDLLFVIDKRLYQSTLARTTAAVNAAQTRLDFARLDFERFERLARSGTAPERQLEQTRQTFQQAQADIAALRADQETARLNLGFTEIRSPLSGRIGRKLVSEGNLVTADQTLLATVVSIDPIYLNFDIDERSYIAYTRRVQAGEQQSGRAGAGFDVRAGLLDERDMPRIGRLEFLDNRIDPASGTMRARATFPNKDGLLTPGLFGRVQVPGSNPYKAVLIPEEAIGADQDRRFVWVVADDGSVAIRLIRPGPRIDGYRIVRTGLDGSERIVVVGLQRVRPGGRVTAQTIELPLSR; encoded by the coding sequence ATGGCGCAGCGTTTTTTGGGTGCGGTCGCACTGGCAGCGGCTTTTCTGTGGGCGCAAACTTCTTTCGCGCCGGGCGCTTTTGCGCAGGGTGGGCCGCCGCAAGCCCCGCCGGTTACGGTCGCCAAGCCCGTCGTCAAAGAAATCGTCGAGCAGGACGACTATACCGGCCGCTTCGAAGCGGCCGATGCGGTGGAATTGCGCGCACGCGTATCCGGATATCTCGAAGCCGTGCGCTTTCGCGACGGTCAGATCGTGCGCGAAGGCGATCTCCTGTTCGTGATCGACAAGCGCCTCTACCAGTCCACGCTCGCGCGCACGACGGCGGCCGTCAACGCCGCCCAGACTCGGCTCGATTTCGCACGCCTCGATTTCGAGCGCTTCGAGCGTCTGGCGCGCAGCGGGACCGCACCCGAGCGCCAGCTCGAGCAGACGCGCCAGACCTTCCAGCAGGCGCAGGCCGACATTGCGGCTCTCCGCGCCGACCAGGAAACGGCGCGCCTCAATCTCGGTTTCACCGAAATCCGCAGCCCGCTTTCGGGGCGCATCGGCCGCAAGCTCGTCTCGGAAGGCAATCTCGTGACGGCCGACCAGACGCTGCTGGCCACGGTCGTGTCGATCGATCCGATCTATCTGAATTTCGACATCGACGAACGCTCCTACATCGCCTACACGCGCCGCGTGCAGGCGGGCGAGCAGCAATCGGGCCGCGCCGGTGCGGGTTTCGACGTGCGCGCAGGCCTGCTCGACGAGCGCGACATGCCGCGCATCGGGCGGCTCGAGTTCCTCGACAACCGCATCGATCCTGCGAGCGGCACCATGCGCGCGCGCGCTACCTTCCCCAACAAAGACGGGCTGCTGACGCCGGGCCTGTTCGGCCGCGTGCAGGTGCCGGGCTCCAATCCCTACAAAGCCGTGCTGATCCCCGAAGAGGCGATCGGCGCGGACCAGGACCGGCGTTTCGTGTGGGTCGTGGCCGACGACGGGTCGGTCGCGATCCGGCTGATCCGTCCGGGTCCGCGCATCGACGGCTACCGCATCGTGCGCACCGGCCTCGACGGCAGCGAGCGCATCGTCGTGGTCGGTCTGCAGCGCGTGCGCCCCGGCGGGCGCGTGACGGCGCAGACGATCGAACTTCCGCTTTCTCGTTAA
- a CDS encoding RT0821/Lpp0805 family surface protein: MRRFGPALRVAALVGLLPACASAQILDGPGQAALETTRSGTATQWQNPDSGTVETIVPKPAFNSGGTVCREFTKTVTIGGTQQQAYGTACRQPDGTWKLAQQEQQPTEQRFVPQQQAPVIVAAPPPRVVYVYPEPYHRPRPYYYEPYGWRPYRPGPSFGFGYGFGGHRHHR, translated from the coding sequence ATGCGGCGTTTCGGTCCAGCTTTGCGCGTAGCGGCGCTCGTCGGCCTTCTGCCGGCCTGCGCTTCGGCGCAAATCCTCGACGGCCCCGGGCAGGCAGCGCTCGAAACGACGCGCTCGGGCACGGCCACGCAATGGCAGAATCCGGACAGCGGCACGGTCGAAACGATCGTGCCCAAACCAGCCTTCAACAGCGGCGGCACCGTGTGCCGCGAATTCACCAAAACCGTGACGATCGGCGGCACGCAGCAGCAGGCCTACGGCACGGCCTGCCGCCAGCCGGACGGCACGTGGAAACTTGCGCAGCAAGAACAGCAGCCGACCGAACAGCGCTTTGTGCCGCAGCAGCAAGCGCCCGTGATCGTCGCCGCCCCGCCGCCGCGCGTGGTCTATGTCTATCCAGAGCCCTATCACCGGCCGCGGCCCTATTACTATGAGCCTTATGGCTGGCGCCCCTATCGGCCCGGCCCGTCATTCGGCTTCGGCTATGGTTTCGGCGGCCATCGCCACCATCGGTGA
- a CDS encoding gamma-glutamyltransferase family protein, translating into MLSTPRGYRGMVTAPHHLASQAGLEVLREGGNAVEAMIAMAAAIPVVYPHMNAIGGDGFWLIDAGDGRPVAGIDACGAAASVLSPAWYKRQGHETIPSRGPLAANTVAGTVSGWGAAFEIAKTLGGKLPLSRLVEPGAYYAENGYPTTASQTRFTAEKRAECEASPGFKKAFLPGGQVPQPGSRFVQGALAATLRRIGAEGTESFYRGKLAEAIAADLKRAGAPVTLDDYKRHKAKIVTPLTVNVPGARLYNMTPPTQGLASLLILALFSRFKPERADGSEFVHALVEATKLAFRVRDKHVKDPAYMAQEAQSLLADARIAKLAAQFDPHLAAPWPQAPQKGDTIWMGAIDAQGRMASFIQSIYWEFGSAVVGDETGILFQNRGTSFSLEKGAPQELAAGRKPFHTLNPAMAHFDDGRSMVYGTMGGDGQPQTQAAIFSRYAWYGHTPQEAISAPRWLLGRTWGTATTKLRLESRFAPGLVAALKGMGHDLETLADYTDLMGHAGMVVRTPAADGGSALLEGGTDPRSDGQVGTF; encoded by the coding sequence ATGCTCAGCACGCCGCGCGGCTACCGCGGAATGGTCACGGCCCCGCATCATCTGGCCAGCCAAGCCGGCCTCGAAGTGCTGCGCGAAGGCGGCAACGCGGTCGAAGCGATGATCGCGATGGCGGCGGCGATCCCGGTCGTCTATCCGCACATGAACGCGATCGGCGGCGACGGGTTTTGGCTCATCGATGCGGGCGACGGCCGGCCCGTGGCCGGCATTGATGCGTGCGGGGCGGCGGCCTCGGTCCTGTCGCCTGCCTGGTACAAGCGCCAAGGCCACGAGACCATCCCTTCGCGCGGGCCCCTTGCCGCCAACACGGTTGCGGGCACGGTGTCGGGCTGGGGCGCGGCCTTTGAAATCGCCAAGACGCTCGGCGGCAAATTGCCGCTCTCTCGACTTGTCGAGCCGGGTGCTTACTACGCCGAAAACGGCTATCCCACGACCGCGAGCCAGACGCGCTTCACGGCCGAAAAACGCGCCGAGTGCGAAGCTTCGCCTGGTTTCAAAAAAGCGTTTCTGCCCGGCGGCCAGGTGCCGCAGCCGGGCAGCCGCTTCGTGCAAGGCGCTTTGGCGGCCACATTGCGGCGCATCGGTGCGGAAGGCACGGAGAGCTTTTATCGCGGCAAATTGGCCGAGGCGATCGCCGCCGATCTGAAGCGCGCGGGCGCACCCGTCACGCTCGACGACTACAAGCGCCACAAGGCCAAGATCGTGACCCCGCTCACCGTGAACGTGCCCGGTGCGCGGCTTTACAACATGACGCCGCCCACGCAAGGGCTGGCGTCGCTGCTGATCCTCGCCCTTTTTTCGCGCTTCAAACCGGAGCGCGCCGACGGGTCCGAATTCGTGCATGCGCTCGTCGAGGCGACGAAGCTTGCCTTCCGCGTGCGCGACAAGCACGTGAAGGATCCGGCCTACATGGCGCAGGAAGCGCAAAGCCTGCTGGCCGACGCGCGGATCGCGAAACTTGCTGCCCAGTTCGATCCGCATCTCGCTGCCCCGTGGCCGCAAGCGCCGCAGAAGGGCGACACGATTTGGATGGGCGCCATCGACGCCCAAGGGCGCATGGCGAGTTTCATCCAGTCGATCTATTGGGAGTTCGGCTCGGCCGTGGTTGGCGACGAAACCGGCATTCTGTTCCAGAATCGCGGCACCTCGTTCAGCCTCGAAAAGGGCGCACCGCAGGAATTGGCGGCGGGCCGCAAGCCCTTCCACACGCTCAATCCCGCGATGGCGCATTTCGACGACGGCCGTTCGATGGTCTACGGCACGATGGGCGGCGACGGCCAGCCGCAGACGCAAGCCGCGATCTTCTCGCGCTACGCCTGGTACGGCCACACGCCGCAAGAAGCGATCTCGGCCCCGCGCTGGCTTCTGGGCCGCACCTGGGGAACGGCGACCACGAAGCTGCGCCTGGAAAGCCGCTTTGCCCCCGGCCTCGTCGCGGCCTTGAAGGGCATGGGCCACGATCTCGAAACGCTTGCCGACTACACGGACCTCATGGGCCATGCCGGCATGGTCGTACGCACGCCGGCGGCCGACGGCGGTTCGGCCTTGCTCGAAGGTGGTACCGACCCGCGCAGCGACGGCCAGGTCGGCACGTTCTAG
- a CDS encoding DUF4864 domain-containing protein, whose amino-acid sequence MRKGFLSVLVGLWLAFPAFAQSPLALAPDEREAIRSTIERQIEAFRADDGAAAFAFADANIQSMFGSPERFMAMVRQGYAMIYRPRSYAFGDAKPDGGIVAQIVEFDGLDGTSAVALYYMARQKDGSFRIAGVELLPAKRPGV is encoded by the coding sequence ATGCGCAAAGGCTTTTTGAGCGTTTTGGTCGGTCTGTGGCTGGCTTTTCCAGCATTCGCCCAATCGCCCCTTGCCCTGGCCCCGGACGAACGCGAGGCAATCCGCAGCACGATCGAGCGGCAGATCGAAGCCTTTCGCGCCGACGACGGGGCCGCAGCCTTCGCGTTCGCGGACGCGAACATCCAAAGCATGTTCGGCAGCCCCGAACGCTTCATGGCCATGGTGCGTCAAGGCTACGCGATGATCTATCGGCCGCGCAGCTACGCGTTCGGCGACGCGAAGCCCGACGGCGGCATCGTTGCCCAGATCGTCGAGTTCGACGGGCTCGACGGCACGTCGGCAGTCGCCCTCTATTACATGGCGCGCCAGAAAGACGGCAGCTTCCGCATCGCAGGCGTCGAGCTTTTGCCCGCCAAACGCCCGGGCGTGTAG
- the gpt gene encoding xanthine phosphoribosyltransferase — translation MSSADDTYRKMFTVSWQELHRDCKALAWKLVAGGPWRGIVAVTRGGLIPAGIIARELELRIIDTVSIATYQGQQIGDTSNILKPLATTTVDANSGPRWLIIDDLVDTGATAKIVRAMLPGAHLATVYAKPAGKPMVDTYVTEVSQDTWIMFPWDTEPQFVRPIVAPR, via the coding sequence ATGTCCAGCGCCGACGATACCTATCGCAAGATGTTCACCGTCTCCTGGCAGGAGCTGCACCGCGACTGCAAGGCGCTCGCTTGGAAGCTGGTGGCCGGCGGCCCGTGGCGCGGCATTGTTGCCGTCACGCGCGGCGGCCTCATCCCGGCCGGCATCATCGCGCGCGAGCTCGAGTTGCGCATCATCGACACCGTGTCAATCGCCACGTACCAGGGCCAGCAGATCGGCGACACCTCGAACATCCTGAAGCCGTTGGCGACAACGACGGTCGATGCCAATTCCGGCCCGCGCTGGCTTATCATCGACGATCTCGTCGATACCGGGGCCACCGCCAAGATCGTGCGTGCGATGCTTCCGGGTGCGCATCTTGCCACCGTCTACGCCAAGCCCGCCGGCAAACCGATGGTCGACACCTACGTGACCGAGGTGAGCCAGGATACCTGGATCATGTTCCCGTGGGATACCGAGCCGCAATTCGTGCGGCCCATTGTCGCCCCGCGCTAA
- a CDS encoding helix-turn-helix domain-containing protein has protein sequence MGIVTSAMGVPVPMAIESHCDECVIREASICEVLDAAQLSRLRSISTVVTYAPMAPLFEEGSQAHHVSNVIEGTVTLYKLLPDGRRQILGFLFPGDFVGLALDPTYGCSAEATTVVRMCRFPRERLEKLFKDLPALEHRLLEVAGNEIKAAQEQMLLLGRKTARERLASFLLTLSRRAAARGRPASPVDLPMRRSDIGDYLGLTIETVSRTFTQFKKAGLIGLPSQSQVTLLQREILETIAEGN, from the coding sequence ATGGGAATCGTCACGAGTGCAATGGGCGTTCCGGTGCCAATGGCGATCGAATCGCATTGCGACGAGTGCGTCATCCGCGAAGCCAGCATCTGCGAAGTTCTCGATGCGGCCCAGCTTTCTCGGCTGCGCAGCATCTCTACGGTCGTCACCTACGCGCCGATGGCGCCTTTGTTCGAAGAAGGCTCGCAAGCCCATCATGTCAGCAACGTCATCGAAGGAACGGTGACGCTCTACAAGCTGCTGCCCGACGGGCGGCGCCAGATTCTGGGCTTCCTGTTTCCCGGCGACTTCGTCGGGCTCGCCCTCGACCCGACCTATGGCTGCTCGGCCGAGGCGACGACGGTCGTGCGCATGTGCCGCTTCCCGCGCGAGCGGCTCGAAAAGCTGTTCAAGGATTTGCCGGCCCTCGAGCATCGCCTGCTCGAAGTTGCCGGCAACGAGATCAAAGCAGCGCAAGAGCAGATGCTGCTGCTGGGCCGCAAAACCGCGCGCGAGCGGCTGGCTTCGTTCCTGCTCACCCTGTCGCGTCGTGCAGCCGCGCGCGGGCGGCCTGCCTCGCCCGTCGATCTGCCGATGCGCCGCTCGGACATCGGCGACTATCTGGGGCTCACGATCGAAACGGTGAGCCGCACTTTCACGCAGTTCAAGAAGGCGGGACTGATTGGCCTGCCTAGTCAAAGCCAGGTCACGCTGCTGCAGCGTGAGATCTTGGAAACGATCGCTGAAGGCAATTGA